Part of the Streptomyces sp. NBC_01353 genome, ACACCCGTTCGGGTGACGCAGACGCCGGAACGGGCCCCGAGTCAGGCACCTGCGGGCGAGGAGGCCAGGACGGACCGCCCGCGGGTACGTGGGCCTCAGACCGCCCGCCCGCGGGTGCCTGGGCGTCAGACCCCGCCCGGGCCGTACGCGAGCCTTCAACCCGCCCCGTCGGTACGCGAGCCTTCCCCCCACCACGTCAGTACGCGAGTCTGCTTCCGCCCTCCGGTGCGCCCGTGCTCGCCTCCACCAGCGCGTCCACGACCGCCTCCACGTCCGGCAGCCACGGCGTGGCCGAGCCCTCCAGCGGGGCGCGCTCCCAGCGCACCTGGCCCGTCCCCGCGGCCGAGGGCGGCAGCAGAAGATAGCCGCCCTCTCCGTGGAAGCGCAGCGAGCTGGGCACGCTGTCCTTCGCGTAGAGGAGTTCGCCGAGCTGTTCCAGGCTGTACGGGGCGACCAGCAGCGACCAGCGGGTCGGCGTCGCCACCACGGGGCCGAGCCTCATGCCCATCGTGTCGAGCGCGGCCAGGGCGCGCGCGCCCGCGACGGCCGGCAGGCTCACCGCGCAGGGCGCCTTGCCGCCGGTGGCCAGGACGATCGGGGCCTCCGGCCGCCGGGTCCACCACCAGCGAATCATGCGCGCGTCGGTCGTGGCCGCGAGCAGGCCGGGGTCGAAGGGGTGTGCGCCGGGAACGACACACTGCGGGTCGGGGCAGGCGCAGCCCACCCTTCCGGACGTACGCGTCGTCGTCTTCAGCCCCACGCCGGGCAGTACGGGCCAGTCCCACTCGCCGGCGCAGATGAGCGCCGCGTCGAGCTGGACAGTCCTCTCCTTGCGCCGGAACCGGAGCCTGCGTCGCCTTCCGAGGATCTCGCGCATGAGCGCTCGTTCCTTTCCGTTGAACGCCGAATCCACATCACACCATGTGCAGATCACTTCACTGTGCGTATCAGCGCGTACAAGGTCGGCGGTTCACCGCCCCGTGCGGTGGGGCGGGAGGGGCCGAGCTGAGGCTCGTCGTCCACTCGAGGGGCGCGGCCTGCGGCGGTGAGGACGCCCAGGCACCCTGCCAGGTTCCGGGGCTGCTTCAACTGCCCCTGGCCATCACCGTTTACGTACCCATCACGTTCAAATCAACGCGCTTTCAAACGACGCCAGTCGACCGCAAAAGGTGCACGGTGGGGGTAATTTTCAGCCAACTTGGCCCGCACTTCAACCCTTCTGCCAAACCCCATAGACACCACAAGTCCCGCGGGGACAATGCTGGACATCGCTCCTCTTGTGCGTGTACATGTGGATGCATTGCTAGCGGCGCAGATTGACATGGGGGTTTGCGATGCTAATGAGCGAAACGCACCGGTCGGAAAGCCGGTCGACATGAGCGCCCCACACCTGCCGAAAGTGGCCGGAATCGATTCCACTGTTCCGTCGCCCGCGCACACTACCGCGCCCGTCCCGCCCGTCATCCCCTCCGGCGCGCCCCTCCCTGACATCCCCGGCGAGTTGATCCAGGACCGGCTGGCCGGCTGGGTCTCCGACCTCACCACCCTCCACGAACTCACTGAACGCCTGGTCAAGACCGGCTCGCTCGACGAAGCACTGCGTGAGGTGCTGCGCGCCGGCGCCGCTCTCGTCGGCGCCCGCCGCGGCATGGCCGTCTTCGAACCCGCCGACGGACTCGGCCCGACCTCCACCGTCGGCCTCGGGCTGGCCCATGCGGACCTCGGCACCATCGAGACCGTGCCGCGCAGCGCCACCTCCTACGGCCGCATCCTCGACGGCCTCCCCGAACCGACCGGCTCCAGAGCCGGCCGCGACCCGCTCGCCACCCACGATTCCGTCGCCGTCCCCGATCCGGTCGCGGTCCCCGACCTCCTCGGCGAGGCCGAGCTCGACCCCCGCCACCGCGAGGTCGCCGCCCGGCTCGGCTACGCCGCCAGTTACGCCCTCCCCCTCGCCACCGAGGCCGCCGGCAAGCTCGGCGCCGTCGTCTGGCTGTACGACGAGCCCGCCGAACCGGTCGAGCGTCAGCGCCACCTGATCGGCCTCTACTGCCGTTACGCCACCGAACACCTCGCCCGTCTCCTGGAGCTGGAGCGCGCCCGCGTCCAGGTCGCCACCGTCGCCGAGGAGTTGCTGCCCAGCCGCCTCCCCCGGGTCCCCGGCGTCCAGCTCGCCGCACGCCACCGCACCGGCCCCCGGGGCGGCGGCGATTGGTACGACGCGCTGCCGCTGCCCGAGGGCGCCCTCGGCCTCGCCGTCGGCTCCGTGTCCGGGACCGGCCCCAGCGCGCTCGCCGCCATGGGACGGCTGCGCGCCTCCCTGCGGGCGTACGCGGTCATGGAGGGCGAGGACCCCGTCGCCGTCCTGTCCGACCTGGAACTCCTGCTCCGGCTGACCGAGCCGGCCCGCTCGGCCACCGCGCTCTTCGCCTACTCCGAGCCGAAGCTGCGCAAGCTCGTCCTCGCCGGGGCCGGGCACACCCCGCCGCTGATCATCGGCGACCACCGCACCGAGTTCGTCGAGACCTCGCTGTCCGCGCCGCTCGGGATGCTCGCCTGCTGGGAGGCGCCGAGCGTCGAGATCGCCCCGGCCCCCGGAGAAACGGTGCTGCTGTACACGGACGGGCTGCTGCGCCGGACCGGCGACCCCATGGACCGGGCCTTCGCACGGCTCCACGCGGCCGCCGCGAGCGTGCCCAAGGTGGACCGTACCGACCCCGGGGCCATCGCCGACCACGTGCTGCGGACCCTGCTGCCCGAGGGCCTCGACACCGGCGTGGACGGGGAGGACGTCGTCCTGCTCGCGGCCCGCTTCGAGTGAGCGGCGAGCATCCGGTGAAGCGGCCCGCTTCGAGTGAGCGGCGACCCTCGAGTGAGCCGCGCGTAGACCACAGGTGACTCAGCGGTAATGGGTCTTCCGGCCCTGGGCCCCCTTCCGTACGACCGTACGATGGAGGGGGTTCAGTGTCGTACCAAAGGAGACCCCCCGTGGCAGACGAGCTCACCCCGGAAACCCCGGACGAGTCCGAAGAACCGATCAAGCAGCGCAAGAACGGCCTGTACCAGGGCGTCTCCGACGAGCTCGCCGAGAACATGAAGTCCGGCTGGGCCGACACCGAGCTGCACGACCTGCGGCCGATCGCGCAGGCCGAGCACACCGCGGCCCGGCGCGCCGCGCTCTCCGCGCGCTTCCCGGGCGAGCGACTGGTGATCCCCGCCGGCAACCTGAAGACGCGCTCGAACGACACCGAGTACAGCTTCCGCGCGTCGACCGAGTACGCGTACCTCACCGGCGACCAGACGGAGGACGGCGTCCTCGTCCTGGAGCCCACGAAGAGCGGCCACACGGCGACGATCTACCTGCTGCCCCGCTCCAACCGTGAGAACGGCGAGTTCTGGCTCGACGGCCAGGGCGAGCTCTGGGTCGGCCGCCGCCACTCCCTGACCGAGGCCGAGCAGCTCCTCGGCATCCCCGCCAAGGACGTACGCGAGCTCGCCGCCGCCCTCAAGGAGGCCACCGGCCCCGTCCGCGCCGTCCGCGGCCACGACGCCGGCATCGAGACGGCCCTGACCGACAAGGTCACCGCCGAGCGCGACGAGGAACTGCGCGTCTTCCTCTCCGAGGCCCGCCTCGTCAAGGACGCCTTCGAGATCGCCGAGCTCCAGAAGGCCTGCGACTCCACCGCCCGCGGCTTCGAGGACGTCGTCAAGGTCCTCGACAAGGCCGAGGCGACCAGCGAGCGCTACATCGAGGGCACGTTCTTCCTGCGCGCCCGCGTCGAGGGCAACGACGTCGGCTACGGCTCCATCTGCGCCGCCGGACCGCACGCCACCACCCTGCACTGGGTCCGCAACAACGGCCCGGTCCGCTCCGGCGACCTGCTGCTCCTCGACGCCGGCGTCGAGACCAACGAGCTCTACACCGCGGACGTGACCCGCACCCTGCCGATCAACGGCCGCTACACCGAGCTCCAGCGCAAGATCTACGACGCCGTGTACGAGGCGCAGGAGGCCGGCATCGCCGCGGTGAAGCCGGGCGCCGCCTACCGCGACTTCCACGACGCCGCCCAGCGGGTGCTCGCCGAGAAGCTCGTCGAGTGGGGCCTCGTCGAGGGCCCGGCCGACCGCGTCCTGGAGCTCGGCCTCCAGCGCCGCTGGACCCTCCACGGCACCGGTCACATGCTCGGCATGGACGTCCACGACTGCGCCGCCGCGCGCACCGAGGCGTACGTCGACACCACCCTCGAGCCGGGCATGTGCCTGACCGTCGAGCCGGGGCTCTACTTCCAGGCCGACGACCTGAGCGTGCCGGAGGAGTACCGGGGCATCGGCGTCCGCATCGAGGACGACATCCTCGTCACCGAGGACGGCAACCGGAACCTCTCCGACTCGCTGCCGCGCCGCTCGGACGAGGTCGAGGCATGGATGGCCGGCCTGAAGGGCTGACCACCTCGTACGTGTGCCAGAAGGGCCCCCGCCGATCGCGTCGGCGGGGGCCCTTCTGTCACACGTCATCAGTTTCAGGTCAGCGCGAGAGGCGCGTCCGCCCGCCATTTGACGATCTTGTCGAAGCTGACGAGCGCCCCGCCCCGGCCCGTACGGCCGAAGTGGACATGGTCGGCCAGCTCCTCGATCAGCCGCAGACCTCGGCCGTTCTCGGCGTCCGCGGCGGCGGGCAGCGGGCACCCCGAAAAGCCCGGACCCGAGTCCGCCACCTCGATCCGACAGGTCTCGCCGTCCAGATAGGCGGTGACCCGGTACGCCTCCGAGGCCATGCCGGAACCGGTGTCCCCACCGTGCTCGACGGCGTTGGCGCACGCCTCGGTCAGGGCGATCGACAACTCGTAGGACACGTCCGGGTCGACGCCCGCGGTCTCCATGGTGCCGAGAAGGAGCCGCCGGGCGAGTGGAACGCTCGCGGCTTCGCGCCTCAGATGGAGGGACCACCAGATGCTCATGCTTCAGCCTCCTGGCTGCGGCTCGACATGCTGCGGCGCGACATACCGTTACCTATTGCCGCACTGCGGGGTGCGTAAGCGCCTGGGGAACACAAGAGCGCTCATTCGGCGGATGTGGGCACGCCGGACGCCGGTGTATGTCAGGCCCGAAGCAGCCAAAGGGTGATCTTCCGGACCTGCCGTATGGCAGGTGGGGGCCTGGTGCGATGATGGGCCCCGCCATGTCTGCCCCCGCGCTCGCACCACGTCTGCTGAGGGCCGCGGTGTTCACCGCGGTCTGCGTCGTGCTGTCCGGGCTCGGACACGCCATCGCCGCGTGCGCGGGCATCGCCCTGTGGACCGTGGTCGCCGGATTCCTCGGCATCTTCTGCGTCACCGTGCTCTTCGCCGGACGCGAGCGTTCGCTGCCCGTCATCGTCACCGCGCTGGCCGGCGGACAGCTCGGGCTGCACGTGCTGTTCGGCCTCGGACAGCGCCCGCTCACGGCGGGCGCACTCGGTCCGGCCTCCGACGACGCACTGATCCGCATGGCCGCCAAGCTGGTCTGCGGCGCGGGCGCCGCGTCGCTCAGCCCCACCGACGCGACCCGGATCATCACCGACGCCGGTCTCGACCCGGCCACCGCGGCCGCCCAGCCGCACCCCGCCCACGCCGCCCACCTGGCGACCGGCGCCGCGCAGAACGCCGACCTGCTGCCCAACCTGCCCATGGCGCTCGGCCACCTGCTGGCCGCGCTCGCCACCGGCTGGCTGCTGCGCCGTGGCGACCTCGCCCTCGGCCGGCTCGTCCGGCTCTCCGCCCAGGGAGCGACCGAGCTCGCCGAAGGCGCCCTCGTCCGTTCCCTGCGCGCCGCACTCGCTCTCGTACGGGCGCTCCTCGCCGGTCTTCCCGGGCTCCCGGCGGCCGGTCCGCGCCTCCCCGCCCGTACCGCGGCCGACGCCTCTGTGCCGCCCGTCGCGGCGGCACTCCAGCACACGGTGATCCGGCGCGGCCCGCCGGCCGCCGACTGCGTCCTCGCAGCCTGACGCGGACCGCTCACAGGGAGCGGGCCGCGGTGATCCGCATCCCTGCGCCCGTACCCGGTCGTTCGCGCTCGCTCGCGTCCTTCCGGCCGTCGGCGCCGCGGACCTCTCACCCTTCCTCCCGAGCTGGAGTGTCTTCTGCCATGAACGTCTCCCGTATCGCCCTCGCCGGTGGCATCGCCGTCTCCTCCGTCGTCCTGCTCTCCGGCACCGCCTTCGCGCACGTCAGCGTGCAGCCGCAGGGCGAGGCCGCCAAGGGCGGTTACGCGACCGTCAACGTCAAGGTCCCCAACGAGCGCGACAACGCCTCCACCGTCAAGGTCGAGATCAACTTCCCCACCGACCACCCGCTCGCGTCCGTGATGCCGCAGCCGCTGTCGGGCTGGAAGGCCGAGGTCACCAAGGCCAAGCTCGCCAAGCCGCTGGAGCTGCACGGCAAGAAGATCAACGAGGTCGTCTCCAAGGTCACCTGGACCGCCGACGGTTCGAAGATCGGCCCGGGTCAGTTCCAGCAGTTCCCGCTCTCCCTCGGCCGACTGCCGGAGAACGCCGACCAGCTCGTCCTCAAGGCCATCCAGACCTACGACAACAACGAGGTCGTCCGCTGGATCGAGGAGCCGAAGGAGGGCGCGGCCGAGCCGCAGAACCCCGCTCCCGTGCTGAAGCTCTCCGCGGCCACCGAGGACCACCACGGCGGCGGCGCCACGAAGACGGACGACAAGGCCGGTCACGACGACAAGGCCGGGGCCGAGAAGTCCCACACCGAGGCCGCCGGCTCCGACAGCAGTGACACCACCGCCCGTGTGCTCGGTGTCATCGGCATCCTCGTGGGCGTCGCGGGTGTCGCCTTCGGTGTGCTCGCCGGCCGTCGCCGCTCGGCCTGAACCCCCTTCCGTAAGAGAGAACACGATCCATGTCAGTCCAGAAGTCGACCGACCCGAAGACCGATGAGCGGGCGCGGCCTAGCCGCCGCACCCCGCTCATCGCCGCGGCCGTCGCGGTCGTCGCCGCCCTCGCGGTGACGGCCGTCGTCGTCCTCGGCGGAGGCGACGACAAGGCGACGGGCTCCGGCAACGGAGCGGTCGCCGAGGTCTCCACCGACGGAAACTCCACCAAGGCGGCGACGGTCCTCGACCGGCCGTTCACCAAGCCCGACCTCGTCCTCACGGACACCAAGGGCCAGAAGTACGACCTGCGCGAGCGGACCAAGGGCAAGCCCACGCTGATCTACTTCGGCTACACGCACTGCCCCGACGTCTGCCCGCTGACGATGAGCAACATCGCCATCGCCAAGAAGCAGCTCCCCAAGGCGGACCAGGACAAGCTCCAGGTCGTCTTCGTCACCACCGACCCCGAGCGGGACACCTCGGCCGAACTGGCCAAGTGGCTCCCGGCCGCCGGTGACCCCTCCTTCACCGGTCTCACCGGCGACTTCTCCACGATCCAGGCGGGCGCCCGCCAGATCGGCATCGGCATCGACCCGCCGAAGAAGGAGAAGAACGGCTCGGTCGTCTCCATGCACGGAGCACAGGTGATCGCGTTCTCGCCCACGACCGACCAGGGCTACGTCCTGTACGGCGAGGACACCACCGTCGACGACTACGCCAAGGACCTGCCGAAGATCATCAAGGGGGAGAACCCGTGAACCGCCGCACCACCACCCTGATCGCCGCCGTCGCTCTCACCGGGAGCCTGGCGCTGACGGGGTGCTCGTCCGACAGCTCCTCCGACAAGGCGGACGGCAAGCCCGAACTGAAGGTCAGCGGCGCGTTCATGCCGCAGCCCGTGATGGACATGGCCGGCGGCTTCCTGACCATCAGGAACGACAGCGGTACGGCCGACAAGCTGACCTCCGTCACCAGCCCGATCTCGGACGACGTACAGATCCACGAGACGAAGAACCAGAAGATGCAGCAGGTGACGTCGTTCGACATCCCTGCCAACGGTGAGCTGAAGCTCGAACGCGGCGGCAGCCACATCATGTTCATGGGGCTGAAGACGAAGCCGAAGCAGGGCGAGAAGGTCAGCATCGAGCTGCACTTCGAGAAGGCCGCACCCATCAAGGTCGACCTGCCCGTCGAGGCGGCCACCCACAACCCGAAGCAGCACTGAGCTAGTTGAGGGACTGACACACAGATGAGAGCCACCGCCCCGCGCCTCGGAACCGCCCTGACCCGGCTGCTGCTCGTCACGGCCGCGCTCCTCGGCACGCTGCTCGCCGGCGCCGCCCCCGCGTCCGCGCACGCCGCGCTCACCGGCAGCGACCCCAAGGACGGGGCGGTGGTCGCCACCGCCCCCAAGGACGTCAACCTCACCTTCTCCGAGCAGGTCGCCATGAGCACCGACTCGATCCGGGTCCTCGACCCGGCGGGGAAGCGCGTGGACACCGGAGAGATCCGCGACCTGTGCAGCGGATCGATCGTCAAGTACGGCGTGGGACTCCGCTCCGGCCTGCCCGAAGGCACCTACACCGTCGCCTGGCAGACCGTCTCCGCCGACAGCCACCCCATAGCGGGCGCCTTCACCTTCTCCATCGGCGCCCCCTCCCAGACCTCCGTCGCCCTGCCCGACCGGGAAGCCGGCGGCGGACTCGTCGGCGCGCTGTACGGCATCGCCCGCTACGTCTCCTACGCCGGCTTCGTCGTCCTCGTCGGCGGCGGCGCCTTCGTCCTCGCCTGCTGGCCGCGCGGCGCCGGAGTGCGCCCGGTGCAGCGGCTCGTGGTCCGGGGCTGGCTGACGCTCACCGCCGCCACCCTCGTGATGCTGCTGCTGCGCAACCCGTACACCGGCTCCGGCGAACTCGCCGACGCCTTCGACCTCGGCGGACTGAAGTCCGTCCTGGAGACGAAGACCGGCGCCGCGCTCATCTCCCGGCTGATGCTGCTGGGCGCGGCGGCACTCTTCGTCGCCGTGCTGTTCGGTGCGTACACCAAGCGGACCGACGAGAAGGAGAAGAAGGACCTCACCTTCGGACTCGCGATCGGCGGCACCGTGGTTGCCGCCGGCATCGCGGGCACCTGGGCGCTCGCCGAACACGCCTCCACCGGACTGCAGCCGGGCATCGCGATGCCCGCCGACATCCTGCACCTGCTGGCGGTGGCGGCCTGGCTGGGCGGTCTGACCGCGCTGCTCGTCGCGCTCTACCGGGCCCCCGACATCGAGCGCGCGGCCGTCGAGCGCTTCTCGAAGGTCGCGTTCGGTTCGGTGATCGTCCTTGCCGCGACCGGGCTCTACCAGTCCTGGCGACAGGTCGGCTCCTGGTCGGCCCTGACCGGCACGTCGTACGGACAGCTGCTGCTGGTCAAGGTCGGGCTCGTGGCCGTGCTCGTGGGGATCGCCTGGATCTCCCGCCGCTGGACCCAGCGACTCGGCGCACCGGCGAAGGCCGAAGCCGTCGAGGACACCGCAGAGGACGTCGAGATCGTGGAGAACGTCGACGACATCGACGACATCGACGAGGAGATCCCCGAGACCGCGGCCGACGACTCCGAAGAGGGCAACCAGGACGCAGCCGTCGGCCCCGAGCGGGCTGCCCAGCTCGCCCGGCAGCGGGCCGCCGTCGCCACCGCCCGGAAGAAGCGCGACCGTGACGCCGACCCCGAACGCAGCGGCCTGCGCCGCTCGGTCCTGACCGAGACCGTCGTCGCCGTGGTCCTGCTCGCCGTCACCACCGTCCTCACCTCGACCGAGCCCGGCCGTACGGAGGAGGAGGCAGGGCGCTCCCGGTCCACGTCCGGCTCGACCGCCGTGCCCGACCGGCCCGTGGACATCCGGCTGCCCTTCGACACCGGCGGCGTGGACGGCAAGGGGACGGTACGACTCAGCCTCGCCCCCGGTCTTACGGGCGCCAACGCCCTGCACATCTATGTCGACCGGCCCAACGGCCGCCCGCTGGACGTCCCCGAGATCAAGGTGGCCTTCACCTTGAAGGAGAAGAACGTCGGCCCGCTGCCGGTCGCACCCGACCGGATCCAGACCGGACACTGGAGCGCGAGCGGCGTCCAGATCCCGATGGCCGGTGAATGGCAGATCCAGGTGACGGTCCGCACCTCCGACATCGACCAGACCACCATCGACAAGAACGTGAAGATCGGCTGACCCACGTGAGTAACGACGACAAGCTTGAGATCTCCCGACGGCGCGTGCTCGGCACGGTCGGCGCGGCGGGCGCCGCCGGCATCGCGCTCGGCGCCGGCGGTGGCGCCGGGGTGTACGCGGCGGTCGCCGATTCCGGCTCCTCGACGACCACCGACGCGAAGGCGCTCACGACGGTCGGGGCGACGCAGGCGATGTTTCACGGGAAACATCAAGCGGGGATCACCACTCCGCTTCAGTCGCGGGGCCATCTGATCGCGTTCGACCTCGCTCCGGGAGCGGGCCGCAAGGAGGCAGCCGCACTGCTGCGCCGCTGGTCGGCGACTGCCAAGGCGCTGATGGCGGGCAAGCCGTCGACCGAAGACACCGGCATCGCGCTGGACGCCGGCCCCTCCTCGCTGACGGTCACCTTCGGCTTCGGCCACTCCTTCTTCGGGCGCACCGGACTCACCGCGCGCCGCCCGACGCAGCTCGATCCGCTGCCCGCCTTCTCCGCCGACGCGCTCGACCCGAAGAGGTCGGAGGGCGACCTGTGGGTACAGATCGGAGCGGACGACGCCCTGGTCGCCTTCCACGCACTGCGCGCACTCCAGAAGGACGCGGGCTCGGCGGCCAAGGTCCGCTGGCAGATGAACGGCTTCAACCGCTCCGCCGGCGCCACCGCCAAGCCGATGACGGCCCGGAACCTGATGGGCCAGGTCGACGGCACCGGGAACCCCAAGCCCTCCGACCCCGACTTCGACCGGCGCATCTTCGTCCCCGAGTCCGCGGCGGACACGTCCACGGCCCAGGAGTGGATGGCCGGGGGCTCGTACGCCGTCGTACGCCGGATCCGCATGCTGCTCGACGACTGGGAGCAGCTCTCCCTCGACAAGCAGGAGAAGGTCATCGGCCGACGGAAGTCGGACGGTGCCCCGCTCACCGGCGGGAGCGAGACGACCGAACTCGATCTCAACAAGGTCGGACCGGACGGCAAGCTCGTCATCCCGGACAACGCCCACTCCCGGATCTCCGCCCCCGAACAGAACGGCGGAGCGGCCATGCTCCGCAGGCCCTTCTCCTTCCACGACGGCATCGGGCCGGACGGCACACCCGACGCGGGACTCCTCTTCGTCTGCTGGCAGGCCGATCCGCTGAGGGGCTTCGTGCCCGTGCAGCGCAAGCTCGACCGGGGCGACGCGCTGTCCGCCTTCATCCGGCACGAGGCGAGCGGCCTGTTCGCCGTGCCGGGCGGGGCTGCCGAGGGCGAGTACGTGGGCCAGCGGCTGCTGGAGTCCTGACCCCGGGCGGGCAGGGGGTCGACAGGTCCCGCGCCTATTAGGGTGACCGTATGTCAGCCACCCGGTATACGTATCTCGGTCCCGAAGGCACTTTCACGGAGGCCGCGCTGCGTACGCTGCCCGAGGCCGCGACCCGGGAGCTCGTCCCGATGGTCTCCGTCCCGGCCGCGCTGGACGCCGTACGCAACGGAGAGGCCGCCGCCGCTCTCGTACCGATCGAGAACTCGGTGGAGGGCGGGGTCACCGCGACCCTGGACGAGCTGGCCTCCGGCGAGCCGCTGATGATCTACCGCGAGGTGGTCCTGCCGATCGCCTTCGCCCTGCTCGTACGGCCGGGCACCACCATGTCCGAGATCAAGACGGTCACCGGGCACCCGGTCGCCCAGCCTCAGGTGCGGAACTGGATGCGGGCCCACCTGCCCGATGCCCTGTGGGAGTCGGCGGCGTCGAACGCGGACGGCGCCCGGCTCGTCCAGGAGGGCCGTTTCGACGCGGCCTTCGCCGGCGAGTTCGCCGCGGCGACCTACGGCCTGGAGGCCCTGGTCACCGAGATCCACGATGCCGAGAACGCCGAGACCCGGTTCGTCCTGGTGGGCCGGCCGGCCCGGCCGTCCGCGCCGACGGGCGCGGACAAGACCTCGGTCGTGCTGTGGCTGGGCGAGGACCACCCCGGTGCCCTCCTCGAACTGCTCCAGGAGTTCGCGGTGCGTGGGGTCAACCTGATGCTGATCCAGTCCCGGCCGACGGGCGCAGGCATCGGGAACTACTGCTTCGCCGTGGACGCGGAGGGTCATATCTCCGAGCGACGGGTGGGCGAGGCGCTGATGGGCCTCAAGCGGATCTGCCCGAAGGTGCGCTTCCTCGGGTCGTACCCGCGGGCCGGTGTCTCGCGGGAGGACGTGCGGGGGCTGCGGCGCGGGACGTCGGACGAGGAGTTCATGGCGGCCTCCGATTGGCTGGCGAGGGCCCAGGACGGTCGGGCCTGATCCGAGAGTGCCCCACCGCCCCCGTTGCCGGGGGCGGCCGTCCACAGGTGTGAACCACTAGTCCTACCTGCATACTTTTCGGTTACCCACAGAAGTTATCCACAGGCACGCTTCTCGACCTGGGGACAAGTCGACAACACATGCAGACATGGTCGACAAATCACCCAGTCACTCCACAAGCGTCCACAGTGCGCCGAGTT contains:
- the efeB gene encoding iron uptake transporter deferrochelatase/peroxidase subunit, which codes for MSNDDKLEISRRRVLGTVGAAGAAGIALGAGGGAGVYAAVADSGSSTTTDAKALTTVGATQAMFHGKHQAGITTPLQSRGHLIAFDLAPGAGRKEAAALLRRWSATAKALMAGKPSTEDTGIALDAGPSSLTVTFGFGHSFFGRTGLTARRPTQLDPLPAFSADALDPKRSEGDLWVQIGADDALVAFHALRALQKDAGSAAKVRWQMNGFNRSAGATAKPMTARNLMGQVDGTGNPKPSDPDFDRRIFVPESAADTSTAQEWMAGGSYAVVRRIRMLLDDWEQLSLDKQEKVIGRRKSDGAPLTGGSETTELDLNKVGPDGKLVIPDNAHSRISAPEQNGGAAMLRRPFSFHDGIGPDGTPDAGLLFVCWQADPLRGFVPVQRKLDRGDALSAFIRHEASGLFAVPGGAAEGEYVGQRLLES
- the pheA gene encoding prephenate dehydratase codes for the protein MSATRYTYLGPEGTFTEAALRTLPEAATRELVPMVSVPAALDAVRNGEAAAALVPIENSVEGGVTATLDELASGEPLMIYREVVLPIAFALLVRPGTTMSEIKTVTGHPVAQPQVRNWMRAHLPDALWESAASNADGARLVQEGRFDAAFAGEFAAATYGLEALVTEIHDAENAETRFVLVGRPARPSAPTGADKTSVVLWLGEDHPGALLELLQEFAVRGVNLMLIQSRPTGAGIGNYCFAVDAEGHISERRVGEALMGLKRICPKVRFLGSYPRAGVSREDVRGLRRGTSDEEFMAASDWLARAQDGRA